The following are from one region of the Desulfuromonas sp. TF genome:
- the zupT gene encoding zinc transporter ZupT: protein METSTLLFAFGLTIFAGLATGIGSALAFFTRTTNTRFLSLTLGFSAGVMIYVSFVEIFFKAKTELVAALGDSPGTWATVGAFFGGIALIALIDWLVPNYENPHELHSIEEMAQGLENLPRNEAHDFGRLHRMGLFTALAIGIHNFPEGLATFTAALTDPHLGVAIATAIAIHNIPEGIAVSVPIYFATGSRRKAFKLSFLSGLAEPIGALVGYLILMPFFSPTVFGILFAGVAGIMVFISVDELLPAAEEFGEHHLTIIGLIAGMAVMALSLLLFL from the coding sequence ATTGAAACCAGTACTCTGCTGTTCGCCTTCGGGCTCACCATTTTTGCCGGGCTCGCCACCGGCATCGGGAGCGCCCTGGCCTTTTTCACCCGGACCACCAATACCCGGTTTCTTTCCCTGACCCTCGGCTTTTCGGCCGGGGTAATGATCTACGTCTCCTTCGTCGAGATCTTCTTCAAGGCCAAGACCGAGCTTGTCGCCGCCCTGGGAGACAGCCCCGGCACATGGGCGACCGTAGGGGCGTTCTTCGGCGGGATCGCCCTCATCGCCCTTATCGACTGGCTCGTCCCCAACTACGAAAATCCCCATGAACTCCATTCCATCGAAGAGATGGCGCAGGGGCTCGAAAATCTTCCCCGCAACGAGGCCCACGATTTCGGCAGGCTTCACCGCATGGGGCTGTTCACCGCTCTGGCCATCGGGATCCACAACTTCCCCGAGGGGCTGGCGACCTTCACGGCGGCCCTGACCGATCCTCACCTCGGCGTCGCCATCGCAACCGCAATCGCTATCCACAACATTCCGGAAGGGATCGCCGTTTCCGTTCCCATCTATTTCGCCACCGGCAGCCGCCGCAAGGCCTTCAAGCTCTCCTTCCTCTCCGGCCTGGCCGAGCCCATCGGCGCCCTGGTGGGATATCTCATCCTGATGCCCTTTTTCTCTCCGACCGTTTTTGGGATCCTTTTCGCCGGCGTCGCCGGCATCATGGTCTTCATCTCCGTGGACGAGCTGCTCCCGGCCGCCGAGGAATTCGGCGAACACCACCTTACCATCATCGGACTCATAGCCGGCATGGCCGTTATGGCCCTGAGTCTGCTGCTGTTTTTGTGA